A genomic region of Manihot esculenta cultivar AM560-2 chromosome 15, M.esculenta_v8, whole genome shotgun sequence contains the following coding sequences:
- the LOC110602129 gene encoding sulfite oxidase isoform X1: protein MPGIRGPSDYSLEPPRHPSLKINSKQPFNAEPPRSALASSYVTPVDFFYKRNHGPIPVVDDIERYSVSITGLIDNPIELLMKDIWKLPKYVVTATLQCAGNRRTAMSNVRKVRGVGWDVSAIGNAVWGGAKLADVLELVGISKLTRTTKSGGKHVEFVSIDKCKEENGGPYKASIPLSQSTNPEADVLLAYEMNGEVTKPAFIPLNRDHGYPLRVVVPGVIGARSVKWLESINIIAEECQGFFMQKDYKMFPPSVDWDNIDWSTRRPQMDFPVQCAVCSLEDVTAIKPGKVKVSGYAASGGGRGIERIDVSVDGGKTWMEASRHQKTGVPYIAADDMSSDKWAWVLFEVTVDVRHPTEIVAKAVDSGANVQPENVRDIWNLRGILNTSWHRVQVRVGHSNI, encoded by the exons ATGCCTGGAATTAGAGGACCCTCGGATTATTCGCTGGAACCTCCTCGTCACCCTTCTCTCAAAATCAATTCCAAG CAACCTTTTAATGCTGAGCCACCTCGTTCGGCCTTGGCTAGCTCGTATGTGACTCCAGTGGATTTCTTCTACAAGAGAAATCATGGACCTATACCAGTGGTTGATGATATAGAGAG ATATTCTGTTTCTATTACTGGTCTGATAGATAACCCCATAGAGCTGCTTATGAAAGATATATG GAAGCTTCCAAAATATGTTGTCACTGCCACTCTACAG TGTGCTGGTAACAGAAGAACTGCCATGAGCAATGTCAGAAAAGTAAGAGGAGTTGGCTGGGATGTATCTGCTATAGGAAATG CTGTCTGGGGTGGTGCCAAATTGGCAGACGTTCTTGAACTTGTCGGTATCTCCAAGTTGACGAGGACCACAAAATCAGGTGGGAAACATGTTGAATTTGTAAGCATTGACAAGTGCAAG GAGGAGAATGGAGGCCCATACAAGGCATCAATTCCTCTCAGTCAGTCCACAAATCCTGAGGCTGATGTTTTACTTGCCTATGAGATGAATGGGGAGGTTACTAAACCAGCCTTCATT CCTCTAAACAGGGATCATGGGTATCCATTGCGAGTTGTTGTCCCAGGTGTAATAGGTGCACGTTCTGTCAAATGGTTGGAGTCCATAAACATAATTGCAGAAGAATGTCAG GGATTCTTTATGCAAAAGGACTACAAAATGTTTCCTCCATCAGTAGATTGGGATAACATCGATTGGTCCACAAGGAGGCCACAAATGGATTTCCCTGTTCAG TGTGCAGTTTGTTCTTTAGAGGATGTGACTGCAATAAAGCCTGGAAAG GTGAAAGTCAGTGGATATGCAGCATCAGGAGGTGGCCGTGGAATTGAAAGAATAGATGTGTCTGTTGATGGTGGCAAAACCTGGATGGAAGCATCCCGACACCAGAAGACTGGTGTCCCTTATATAGCAGCAGATGACATGAGCAGTGACAAATGGGCATGGGTGCTCTTTGAAGTCACAGTTGATGTTCGGCATCCTACAGAGATTGTTGCAAAAGCA
- the LOC110602129 gene encoding sulfite oxidase isoform X2 has product MPGIRGPSDYSLEPPRHPSLKINSKQPFNAEPPRSALASSYVTPVDFFYKRNHGPIPVVDDIERYSVSITGLIDNPIELLMKDIWKLPKYVVTATLQCAGNRRTAMSNVRKVRGVGWDVSAIGNAVWGGAKLADVLELVGISKLTRTTKSGGKHVEFVSIDKCKEENGGPYKASIPLSQSTNPEADVLLAYEMNGEPLNRDHGYPLRVVVPGVIGARSVKWLESINIIAEECQGFFMQKDYKMFPPSVDWDNIDWSTRRPQMDFPVQCAVCSLEDVTAIKPGKVKVSGYAASGGGRGIERIDVSVDGGKTWMEASRHQKTGVPYIAADDMSSDKWAWVLFEVTVDVRHPTEIVAKAVDSGANVQPENVRDIWNLRGILNTSWHRVQVRVGHSNI; this is encoded by the exons ATGCCTGGAATTAGAGGACCCTCGGATTATTCGCTGGAACCTCCTCGTCACCCTTCTCTCAAAATCAATTCCAAG CAACCTTTTAATGCTGAGCCACCTCGTTCGGCCTTGGCTAGCTCGTATGTGACTCCAGTGGATTTCTTCTACAAGAGAAATCATGGACCTATACCAGTGGTTGATGATATAGAGAG ATATTCTGTTTCTATTACTGGTCTGATAGATAACCCCATAGAGCTGCTTATGAAAGATATATG GAAGCTTCCAAAATATGTTGTCACTGCCACTCTACAG TGTGCTGGTAACAGAAGAACTGCCATGAGCAATGTCAGAAAAGTAAGAGGAGTTGGCTGGGATGTATCTGCTATAGGAAATG CTGTCTGGGGTGGTGCCAAATTGGCAGACGTTCTTGAACTTGTCGGTATCTCCAAGTTGACGAGGACCACAAAATCAGGTGGGAAACATGTTGAATTTGTAAGCATTGACAAGTGCAAG GAGGAGAATGGAGGCCCATACAAGGCATCAATTCCTCTCAGTCAGTCCACAAATCCTGAGGCTGATGTTTTACTTGCCTATGAGATGAATGGGGAG CCTCTAAACAGGGATCATGGGTATCCATTGCGAGTTGTTGTCCCAGGTGTAATAGGTGCACGTTCTGTCAAATGGTTGGAGTCCATAAACATAATTGCAGAAGAATGTCAG GGATTCTTTATGCAAAAGGACTACAAAATGTTTCCTCCATCAGTAGATTGGGATAACATCGATTGGTCCACAAGGAGGCCACAAATGGATTTCCCTGTTCAG TGTGCAGTTTGTTCTTTAGAGGATGTGACTGCAATAAAGCCTGGAAAG GTGAAAGTCAGTGGATATGCAGCATCAGGAGGTGGCCGTGGAATTGAAAGAATAGATGTGTCTGTTGATGGTGGCAAAACCTGGATGGAAGCATCCCGACACCAGAAGACTGGTGTCCCTTATATAGCAGCAGATGACATGAGCAGTGACAAATGGGCATGGGTGCTCTTTGAAGTCACAGTTGATGTTCGGCATCCTACAGAGATTGTTGCAAAAGCA